A genomic segment from Candidatus Tanganyikabacteria bacterium encodes:
- a CDS encoding PD-(D/E)XK nuclease family protein encodes MSDAPRISAHALTARDRCRRLFALQYGERLYWPGPVREPGPEAARGEAFHRLVQRHRLGLAPEVPPDLADLWARFLASPYADPAGTGGETGRVWTEQVLQTALEGVPFTVRYDELRREGEDWTILDWKTGPRREAELAASWQTRLYRFVLARAGRSLLAGDRPPGAPYVPVAAPPPERIRLVYWLVAEERPVAFPYGTFDFAADKELFREVALAAKQPLAALAGPDDPDACSACRFESYCHPRARPAPVSPPLALPRFDP; translated from the coding sequence ATGAGCGACGCGCCGCGCATTTCCGCCCACGCGCTCACGGCTCGCGACCGCTGCCGGCGGCTCTTCGCCCTGCAATACGGCGAGCGGCTCTACTGGCCGGGCCCGGTCCGCGAGCCCGGTCCCGAGGCGGCGCGGGGCGAGGCGTTTCACCGCCTGGTGCAGCGCCACCGGCTCGGCCTGGCACCCGAGGTGCCGCCCGACCTGGCGGATCTGTGGGCCCGCTTCCTGGCCTCCCCCTATGCCGATCCGGCGGGAACCGGGGGGGAGACGGGGCGGGTGTGGACCGAGCAGGTGCTGCAGACCGCGCTCGAAGGCGTGCCCTTCACCGTGCGCTACGACGAATTGCGGCGCGAGGGCGAAGACTGGACCATTCTCGACTGGAAGACCGGCCCCCGGCGCGAGGCCGAGCTAGCCGCGAGCTGGCAGACCAGGCTGTACCGCTTCGTCCTGGCCAGGGCCGGCCGATCGCTCCTGGCCGGCGATCGCCCGCCGGGTGCGCCGTACGTCCCGGTCGCGGCGCCGCCCCCGGAGCGCATCCGGCTCGTTTACTGGCTCGTGGCCGAGGAACGGCCCGTCGCCTTTCCCTACGGCACTTTCGACTTCGCCGCCGACAAGGAGCTCTTCCGCGAGGTCGCGCTGGCGGCGAAGCAGCCCCTGGCAGCCCTGGCCGGCCCGGACGATCCGGATGCCTGCTCGGCTTGCCGCTTCGAATCGTATTGCCATCCGCGGGCCCGGCCCGCGCCCGTGTCGCCGCCGCTCGCCCTCCCCCGTTTCGACCCCTGA